A single region of the Manihot esculenta cultivar AM560-2 chromosome 12, M.esculenta_v8, whole genome shotgun sequence genome encodes:
- the LOC110627564 gene encoding LOB domain-containing protein 2 has translation MQRSVSNSANSGTAAHPACASCKHQRKKCGEDCILAPYFPAERSREFQAVHKVFGVSNVMKLVRSVKEEDRKTVADSLVWEAFCRQNDPILGPLGEYRKIQEELKLYKNQTQTQNQNQTQTQTQILNQNQLVQQQQGSMIYKGTPGMVAWNNGINGVNNKGIEGGLPTTTTNNNNMVNFSHENGSMIYSSYPLNYVQGPEKIMKQEKDVSSRLLPLQPQQHHSIATGFNHQQQYYLPGQFGSMNGKTIDNSIWEGGP, from the coding sequence ATGCAAAGAAGTGTTAGCAACAGTGCTAACAGTGGCACGGCGGCTCATCCGGCATGTGCTTCGTGCAAGCATCAAAGGAAGAAGTGCGGCGAGGATTGCATATTAGCACCATATTTTCCGGCGGAAAGAAGCCGGGAATTTCAGGCTGTTCATAAGGTGTTTGGAGTAAGCAACGTTATGAAATTAGTGAGGAGTGTTAAGGAAGAAGATAGAAAAACAGTGGCAGATTCTTTGGTTTGGGAAGCTTTTTGCAGACAGAATGATCCTATTTTAGGTCCTTTAGGAGAATATAGAAAAATCCAGGAGGAACTCAAGTTGTACAAAAACCAAACCCAAACCCAAAACCAAAACCAAACccaaacccaaacccaaattCTAAACCAAAATCAATTGGTGCAGCAGCAGCAAGGAAGCATGATTTACAAGGGAACTCCTGGGATGGTAGCTTGGAACAATGGGATTAATGGAGTGAATAACAAGGGAATTGAAGGAGGATTGCCTACTACtactactaataataataatatggtaAATTTTAGTCATGAAAATGGGAGTATGATTTATAGTAGCTATCCTTTAAATTATGTTCAAGGTCCAGAAAAAATTATGAAGCAAGAAAAAGATGTGAGTAGTCGTCTTCTTCCATTGCAGCCACAGCAGCACCACTCCATTGCTACTGGATTCAATCATCAGCAACAGTATTATCTTCCAg